A genomic segment from Zygotorulaspora mrakii chromosome 1, complete sequence encodes:
- the NAF1 gene encoding RNA-binding snoRNP assembly protein (similar to Saccharomyces cerevisiae NAF1 (YNL124W); ancestral locus Anc_2.146): MSNEDVFSRALENDNADLKLTLPKNDVDTGIIDVGESADSAASSSSSEGNSSVEEDGESSKDDESLEEESDSNESSTRADEEEEEEEEEVGATVAIRSKHEFAEEPLPEVPENYQIPEKATISEIGMIKSAFDCNLIIYSTSSGERRVPKEGSIFCLEDRTLLGPLCEVFGKLEAPVYRVSLPSSKLQQFNELKEHVGAKAFIVLPEAHWVDTFELKKQKGTDASNGYDEELSNDEQEFSDDEKEALFKKMRKDQRRKKDGITKPKKQKSRVDQQEVPQIKASWNSTSHSYRPRNARQHVNEEPSSSVPVPPRSAPYVQTNIQRKQTLMQPTMIPSMTQPSLQPGVQPIRNIVSQDTQQGTHQCIDRTPYNAPNQQIPAYQLQSQFDQTLFQAQYGSPYGNHSQQMYGGFPNGQFYSPQQSVMQNPYVQQGPPQLQGGNMQQVLQLHQILMQQQQHQQQHQQQYQQQHQQQHQQQHQQQQQQQQQQQQQQQQYPEYRQEFNYDD; encoded by the coding sequence ATGAGTAATGAAGATGTCTTTAGCAGGGCTTTGGAGAATGATAATGCTGATCTGAAACTGACCctaccaaaaaatgacgTTGATACAGGTATTATAGATGTGGGTGAGAGTGCTGATAGTGCAGcgtcttcctcttcttctgaaGGGAACTCAagtgttgaagaagatggaGAGAGCAGCAAGGATGACGAAAGCTTagaagaagaatcagaTAGTAATGAAAGTTCGACTAGagcagatgaagaagaagaagaagaagaagaagaagtggGTGCAACGGTAGCCATCAGATCGAAGCATGAATTTGCCGAAGAACCACTTCCAGAAGTTCCAgaaaattatcaaatacCGGAAAAGGCTACTATCTCGGAAATTGGGATGATAAAATCCGCATTTGACTGCAATTTGATCATTTATTCAACCTCTTCTGGGGAAAGAAGGGTTCCTAAGGAGGGTTCTATCTTTTGTTTAGAAGATCGTACTCTGCTTGGACCATTATGCGAAGTATTTGGTAAATTAGAAGCTCCAGTTTACCGTGTATCACTGCCGTCCTCAAAGTTACAGCAGTTCAATGAATTGAAGGAACATGTAGGTGCAAAGGCTTTTATTGTTCTACCGGAAGCACACTGGGTGGATACCTTtgaattaaaaaaacaaaagggAACTGATGCTTCAAACGGCTACGATGAAGAACTATCAAATGATGAACAGGAATTctcagatgatgaaaaagaagctctatttaaaaagatgagaaaggatcaaaggagaaaaaaagatggtataacaaaaccaaaaaagcagaaaagCAGAGTTGACCAGCAGGAGGTACCGCAAATTAAAGCCTCTTGGAATTCGACTTCGCACTCATATAGACCAAGAAATGCTCGTCAACATGTCAACGAAGAGCCATCGAGCAGTGTACCCGTACCACCTCGCTCGGCACCTTATGTGCAAACTAAtatacaaagaaaacaaactTTGATGCAACCGACTATGATTCCATCGATGACGCAGCCTAGTTTGCAGCCTGGGGTGCAGCCCATAAGAAACATTGTGTCACAAGACACACAGCAAGGAACCCATCAATGCATCGATCGCACCCCTTATAACGCCCCAAACCAACAAATTCCAGCATATCAATTACAGTCTCAATTTGATCAAACATTATTTCAAGCTCAGTACGGTTCCCCTTATGGAAATCACTCGCAACAGATGTACGGCGGTTTCCCTAATGGACAATTTTATTCACCACAGCAGAGCGTGATGCAGAACCCCTACGTCCAACAGGGCCCTCCGCAACTCCAGGGAGGGAATATGCAACAGGTATTACAATTGCATCAAATTCTCatgcaacagcaacagcaccAGCAACAGCACCAGCAACAGTACCAGCAACAGCACCAGCAACAGCACCAGCAACAGCaccagcaacagcaacagcaacagcaacagcaacagcaacagcaacagcaatACCCAGAATATAGACAGGAGTTTAATTACGACGATTGA
- the PTC5 gene encoding type 2C protein phosphatase PTC5 (similar to Saccharomyces cerevisiae PTC5 (YOR090C); ancestral locus Anc_2.195) produces the protein MMSSVIRTVKFRRSSKVLVKALSRKQISDVIYRTYFVGTSRLSGSSSGNPNGNSSSSDATPSNKYMSPFKSRRDLKFALVGGSMLVLTYSYFSSKSVLSLDTVKGIRQYTTGPVKGPNGSSTAANGGSASSSGGNDSITLLTESEVNAKLQDLQESYFVNRGKGVLRYDVAQLPSNNPIEDSHVEQIVTVPSTNSADAGVEEDLCFFGIFDGHSGCFTSKKLSTDLVPYVAQNLGKIYSDNSEVLSSSKLIDTAIEDAFVQLDNDIVYGSLRNLFKNPTKEAMVHSLPAISGSCALLCGFNSYDSTIKVAVSGDSRALLCGLDDTDNWVVQSLSTDQTGDNPREVERIRSEHPGEDNVIRNGRVLGSLQPSRAFGDYRYKVKEIDGKSLAELPEHVKIYFRSKPRDFLTPPYVTAKPEITTTKIDQKSKFMVLASDGLFELLSNEEIAGLIVKWMEVNIVPKPHSSAPNGKLPKIKDLSSDKDLLRPAFRYQSTQKRSGPEYLMEDTNVATHLIRNALSAGGRKEYVSTLVSIPSPMSRKYRDDLTVTVVFFGDSDNEPQNIDGSIVVNNGATSQLKSKL, from the coding sequence ATGATGTCGTCCGTCATCAGGACGGTGAAATTCCGCAGAAGCTCGAAGGTATTGGTTAAAGCATTATcgagaaaacaaattagCGATGTAATTTATCGCACGTATTTTGTTGGTACGTCAAGATTGAGCGGGAGCTCAAGTGGGAATCCAAATGGGAACTCAAGCTCTTCAGATGCCACACCATCAAATAAGTACATGAGTCCTTTCAAATCACGCAGAGATCTTAAGTTTGCGTTAGTGGGTGGGAGTATGTTGGTGCTAACGTATTCATATTTCTCCTCGAAAAGCGTTTTATCGCTCGATACCGTCAAAGGGATAAGGCAATACACCACAGGTCCTGTCAAAGGACCAAATGGCAGCAGTACAGCTGCAAATGGTGGTTCTGCCTCTAGTTCAGGTGGCAATGATTCCATTACACTACTTACGGAAAGCGAGGTAAATGCGAAATTGCAAGATTTGCAAGAGAGTTATTTCGTAAATAGAGGGAAAGGTGTTTTGCGCTACGATGTTGCGCAGCTTCCGTCCAATAATCCAATCGAGGACAGCCATGTTGAACAGATAGTCACTGTACCATCTACTAATAGTGCAGATGCTGGTGTGGAAGAGGATTTATGTTTTTTCGGGATTTTCGATGGGCATAGTGGCTGCTTcacttcaaaaaagttaAGTACGGACTTGGTACCCTATGTGGCCCAAAATTTAGGCAAAATCTACTCCGATAATAGCGAGGTTCtatcatcttcaaagcTAATCGATACCGCAATCGAAGACGCTTTTGTACAATTAGACAATGACATCGTTTATGGatctttgagaaatttaTTTAAAAATCCCACAAAAGAAGCTATGGTACATTCTTTGCCTGCCATTTCTGGTTCTTGCGCGTTGCTATGCGGATTTAACAGCTATGATTCTACTATAAAAGTTGCAGTTTCTGGTGATTCCAGAGCATTGTTATGTGGCTTAGATGATACAGATAATTGGGTAGTTCAATCCCTTTCGACTGATCAAACTGGTGACAACCCAAGGGAAGTAGAAAGAATACGTTCTGAGCACCCGGGTGAAGACAATGTCATACGCAATGGTAGAGTTCTTGGCTCATTGCAACCATCGAGGGCCTTTGGAGACTATCGTTACAAAGTTAAGGAAATTGACGGAAAGTCTTTAGCAGAGCTTCCTGAGCATGTTAAAATATATTTCAGATCCAAACCTAGAGATTTTCTAACTCCACCTTATGTAACAGCTAAACCAGAAATTACTACAACAAAAATTGACCAAAAGTCGAAATTTATGGTTCTCGCTTCAGATGGATTATTTGAGCTTCTAAGTAATGAAGAAATCGCTGGTTTGATAGTTAAATGGATGGAAGTGAACATTGTTCCAAAACCTCATTCCTCCGCCCCTAACGGTAAGCTACCAAAGATCAAAGATCTCTCTTCCGATAAAGACTTATTGAGACCTGCTTTTAGATATCAATCAACCCAAAAGAGATCTGGCCCTGAGTATCTGATGGAAGACACAAATGTTGCTACCCATTTAATAAGAAATGCTTTGAGTGCCGGTGGAAGAAAGGAATACGTATCCACTCTGGTCAGTATTCCTTCGCCAATGAGTAGAAAATACCGGGACGACTTAACTGTGACCGTTGTCTTTTTTGGGGATTCTGATAATGAGCCGCAAAATATTGATGGCTCCATAGTAGTTAACAATGGAGCAACAAGTCAGCTGAAATCGAAGCTTTAG
- the APP1 gene encoding phosphatidate phosphatase APP1 (similar to Saccharomyces cerevisiae APP1 (YNL094W); ancestral locus Anc_2.193), which produces MNQYDRGNKSSYINHDKDIVNETTLGKRQRFFNLVKNTKDVYIPSITSTISQKTVDGFKRGINDRNEPQLNLPTDVDILFYPTYSTKVGEQFETTIRFSASSPGNPASRKNRLLFSLCKQLVKPFPLEELDDASSDAMPDDAIGSSESRSNLSSRSTSTSLNSSGQNSTSNSLPLHELDNLKERTLGFFARSVPNFPVILDILPEEGISNSQTITKTTDERGYLYAKVRTDFQPSSIRITLDTPIDFPKIISREYPCNYVKPEGYGIISDIDDTIKHTGVTGDKRSMFRNVFVNNIDTWLISEVSQWYKTLEEHFEIDFFYISNSPMQIYPVLQQYITRNFPKGPLFLKRYSGNLLSSIMTSSANRKILAIKQVFNDFPHKRFILVGDSGEQDFEAYINTAMQHPDQVVGIYIRCCKNSMSDMGLREIEVMRELNGMVQDEYLSPIGIKNQEDTFSGRNFGQKMNLKQTVPTPPPVPPKKPKLTAEQERTIRDSRAPPIPTRKPVLSAKQEEAIKESHLSSNASTENRTSDSIKAHPMQEPQDETDPMVYYTPSTQNDYGAYSTFFDKKADNWRNRVLNGIRELKHLKKNRSIRLMFFTKPDAPLKDCLEEIQQK; this is translated from the coding sequence ATGAATCAATATGACCGTGGCAATAAAAGCAGCTACATCAACCATGACAAGGATATTGTCAATGAAACTACCTTAGGTAAAAGACAGAGATTTTTTAATCTCGTGAAAAATACGAAAGATGTTTACATACCTTCAATAACGTCTACAATATCACAAAAAACTGTAGACGGTTTTAAAAGAGGAATTAATGATCGAAATGAGCCACAGCTCAATCTTCCCACGGACGTGGATATCTTATTTTATCCCACTTATTCAACAAAAGTTGGAGAGCAATTTGAGACCACAATTCGATTTAGTGCCTCGTCACCTGGAAATCCAGCCAGCAGGAAAAACAGGCTACTTTTCTCACTTTGCAAACAACTTGTTAAGCCATTTCCATTGGAAGAGCTTGATGATGCCTCTTCGGATGCCATGCCTGATGATGCGATAGGGAGTAGTGAATCCCGTTCGAACCTTAGCAGCAGAAGTACAAGTACAAGTTTAAACTCTTCCGGTCAAAATTCTACTTCGAATAGCTTGCCCCTTCATGAACTTGATAATTTAAAGGAGAGAACGCTTGGATTTTTTGCAAGAAGTGTGCCAAATTTTCCAGTTATACTCGACATACTACCAGAAGAAGGAATTTCGAATAGCCAAACTATCACAAAGACAACAGATGAAAGGGGTTATTTATATGCAAAAGTGAGAACTGATTTTCAACCGTCATCAATAAGAATAACTCTGGACACCCCAATTGATTTTCCCAAGATAATTTCCCGTGAATATCCCTGTAATTATGTTAAACCTGAAGGATATGGCATAATAAGTGATATTGATGATACAATAAAGCATACTGGGGTAACAGGAGATAAAAGATCCATGTTTCGTAATGTTTTTGTGAATAATATAGACACATGGTTGATTAGTGAGGTATCACAGTGGTATAAGACGCTTGAAGAGCATTTTGAGATTGACTTTTTTTACATATCCAACTCACCCATGCAAATTTACCCAGTTTTGCAACAATATATTACGAGAAACTTTCCGAAAGGacctctttttttgaaacgtTACTCCGGTAATCTATTATCAAGTATCATGACATCTAGTGCCAATAGGAAAATACTGGCAATAAAACAggttttcaatgattttccCCATAAAAGGTTCATTTTAGTCGGGGATTCTGGAGAACAGGATTTTGAAGCCTATATCAATACAGCAATGCAACACCCCGATCAAGTAGTTGGTATTTACATTAGATGTTGCAAGAATTCAATGAGTGATATGGGATTGAGAGAAATTGAGGTCATGAGAGAACTTAACGGTATGGTTCAAGATGAGTACCTAAGTCCGATAGGAatcaaaaatcaagagGATACCTTCTCAGGTCGCAATTTTGGGCAAAAAATGAACTTAAAACAAACCGTTCCAACCCCACCACCTGTTCCTCCcaaaaaaccaaaattaACAGCAGAGCAGGAAAGAACGATAAGGGATTCAAGGGCGCCCCCGATTCCGACTAGAAAACCTGTTTTATCAGCAAAGCAAGAGGAAGCAATAAAGGAGTCGCATTTATCTTCTAATGCGAGTACAGAAAACCGTACAAGCGATTCAATAAAAGCACACCCAATGCAAGAACCACAAGACGAAACAGACCCAATGGTGTACTATACACCTTCAACACAAAATGATTACGGAGCTTACAgtactttttttgataagaaAGCGGACAATTGGAGGAATAGAGTGCTCAATGGTATTAGAGAATTGAagcatttaaaaaaaaatcgtAGTATAAGACTCATGTTCTTCACGAAACCGGATGCCCCACTGAAGGACTGTTTGGAGGAGATACagcaaaaataa
- the TMA46 gene encoding translation machinery-associated protein TMA46 (similar to Saccharomyces cerevisiae TMA46 (YOR091W); ancestral locus Anc_2.194) → MPPKKNQQPQLAKKKDNVDKTFGMKNKNRSTKVQKFIKQVNAQADPQKEEMKRKKLEEKKRLEAQEAERRALFNPTDQRVRAGVDPKTVLCAMFKIGNCNKGARCKFSHDLSIGRKVEKKDLYQDGREEREKDTMDQWDEEKLRNVILSKHGNPKTTTDKVCKFFIEAVENGKYGWFWTCPNGGNKCMYRHSLPEGFVLKTKEQKRLEREALENQPKITLEEFIETERGKLDKSKLTPITVQNFAEWKAANISRKIQVAKQNDIKRKLSGREVIMKLYVENKKFDENDFEDPNEGSEWDLSEFTKALKNVENSNDSGIKDYGDGSNPTFEIRPLKSNTASA, encoded by the coding sequence ATGCCaccaaaaaagaatcaacaGCCTCAACTggcaaagaagaaagataaTGTCGACAAGACGTTCGGtatgaagaacaagaacagATCGACCAAGGTGCAGAAATTCATAAAACAGGTGAATGCCCAGGCTGATCCACAGAAGGAAGAGATGAAGCGTAAAAaactggaagaaaagaagagacTTGAGGCACAAGAGGCCGAAAGACGGGCGCTTTTCAACCCAACTGACCAAAGAGTACGTGCTGGCGTGGATCCAAAGACTGTTCTGTGTGCAATGTTTAAGATCGGTAACTGTAATAAAGGTGCAAGATGTAAATTTTCACACGATTTGAGTATTGGCAGAAAAGTTGAGAAGAAGGATCTTTATCAGGATGGTAGAGAGGAACGTGAAAAGGATACTATGGATCAATGGGATGAAGAGAAATTGAGAAATGTCATTCTATCGAAGCATGGTAACCCAAAGACGACCACAGACAAGgtttgcaaatttttcatagaAGCTGtggaaaatggtaaatatGGTTGGTTTTGGACTTGTCCAAATGGAGGTAACAAATGTATGTATAGGCACTCGTTACCAGAGGGATTCGTGCTGAAGACAAAAGAACAGAAAAGATTGGAAAGAGAAGCACTGGAAAACCAACCAAAGATCACATTGGAGGAATTTATAGAGACCGAAAGAGGTAAATTGGACAAATCGAAACTCACACCAATCAcagttcaaaattttgcCGAATGGAAGGCAGCAAACAtctcaagaaaaattcagGTTGCAAAGCAGAATGATATTAAAAGGAAACTATCAGGTAGGGAAGTGATAATGAAACTATATGTCGAAAATAAGAAGTTCGATGAGAATGATTTCGAAGATCCAAATGAAGGTTCGGAATGGGATCTTTCAGAATTCACgaaagctttgaaaaatgtcgAAAATTCTAATGATAGCGGCATTAAGGATTATGGTGATGGTAGCAATCCgacttttgaaattagGCCTTTGAAAAGCAACACTGCATCAGCATAA
- the TAH18 gene encoding NAPDH-dependent diflavin reductase (similar to Saccharomyces cerevisiae TAH18 (YPR048W); ancestral locus Anc_3.329), giving the protein MTQTKASKRIAILYGSETGNAHDFASILSYKLRRLHFAHTLSTIGNYSPSHILNCKYLFVICSTTGQGEIPRNGQERSDGTRNNTLWSFLKRKDLPEDFLSHVHVSFLGLGDSSYPKFNYAIKKLHERIVNQLGAKELFARLEADEQCLIGSNKGTGAGIEAVYFEFEKKTLKYLCDTFSLRKLNGELVKRQGISTDLYLEPISSLKKSDETENMIHNTEPPRFLGDDNVKIGTVLNNKRITAEPHFQDVRQFVFKGIEHEEYYPGDTISMYPCNSDEAVNQFLSLQPHWSNVADMPLEFNHGIPPDLMDGGLIGKLTLRGLLKYHCDIESIPRASFFMKIWTFATEIDKLERGREQLEQQREKLRQFAYDEDMQDLFDYCNRPRRSILEVIEDFGSLKLPWEHMTDYLPIIKPRYFSISSAPCDPNIELTIAIVKYKTILRRIRKGVCTEYVSKLAIGDSFRYKVQNKGTFHHNLKKKSMILVSPGVGIAPMMCLIRSNICKDISLFFGNRYKEHDFLYESTLREWHNDKKISLYTCFSRDKENSSDIKYVQDNLWKFGEEMTRKILNNEALIFICGSSGKMPIQVRLTFVEMLKKWGNFEEDEQAADYLRQMEKNYRYLQETW; this is encoded by the coding sequence ATGACCCAGACGAAAGCATCGAAAAGAATAGCCATTCTATATGGGTCTGAGACGGGCAACGCTCATGATTTTGCTAGCATCCTTTCATATAAGCTTCGGAGACTGCATTTTGCCCATACTTTGAGCACAATAGGTAATTATAGCCCCTCCCATATTTTAAACTGCAAATACCTTTTTGTTATATGTTCAACGACAGGTCAAGGTGAAATACCACGTAATGGTCAGGAGCGTTCTGATGGGACCCGCAATAATACCCTGTGgtcattcttgaaaagaaaagacttACCAGAAGACTTTTTGAGTCATGTGCATGTCTCTTTTCTCGGTTTAGGAGACTCATCTTACCCAAAATTCAATTACGCTATCAAAAAACTGCATGAGCGTATCGTCAATCAACTTGGTGCCAAAGAATTGTTCGCTAGATTGGAGGCCGACGAGCAGTGTCTAATTGGCAGTAATAAAGGCACAGGAGCAGGAATAGAGGCTGTCTACTTCGAGttcgaaaagaaaacactAAAATATTTATGCGAtaccttttctttgagaaaGCTCAATGGCGAGCTTGTTAAGCGTCAAGGAATTAGCACTGATCTATATCTTGAACCTATTAGCTCTTTAAAAAAGAGCGATGAAACTGAGAATATGATCCATAATACTGAGCCTCCACGTTTTCTCGGCGATGATAACGTTAAGATTGGAACAGTGTTGAACAATAAGCGGATTACAGCCGAACCCCACTTTCAAGATGTGAGACAGTTTGTATTCAAAGGAATAGAACACGAAGAATATTATCCTGGTGACACGATCTCTATGTATCCTTGTAACAGCGATGAAGCCGTGAAtcaatttttatctttgCAACCACATTGGTCTAATGTGGCAGACATGCCCTTGGAATTTAATCATGGAATACCTCCTGACTTAATGGATGGTGGTCTGATTGGAAAATTAACCTTGAGAGGCTTGCTGAAGTACCATTGTGATATAGAGAGCATTCCTCGAGCCAGCTTTTTCATGAAAATTTGGACATTTGCTACAGAAATAGATAAACTGGAGAGAGGGAGAGAACAGTTAGAACAGCAAAGGGAAAAATTGCGTCAATTTGCTTATGATGAAGACATGCAGGATTTGTTTGACTATTGTAACCGGCCTCGTAGATCTATACTCGAAGTGATTGAGGACTTTGGTTCGCTCAAGCTGCCATGGGAACATATGACGGATTACCTTCCCATTATAAAGCCACGttacttttcaatatctagCGCACCTTGTGATCCAAATATAGAATTGACCATTGCCATAGTCAAATATAAAACTATACTAAGAAGAATTCGAAAAGGTGTTTGTACAGAATACGTCAGTAAACTCGCGATCGGAGACTCTTTTCGTTACAAAGTGCAGAATAAAGGCACCTTTCACcataatttgaaaaaaaaatccatgATTTTAGTCAGTCCCGGTGTAGGGATTGCGCCAATGATGTGTTTAATAAGGTCAAATATTTGCAAAGATATAAGTCTGTTTTTTGGAAATAGATATAAAGAACACGATTTCTTGTATGAAAGCACATTGAGAGAATGGCATAacgataaaaaaataagtcTTTATACATGCTTCTCTAgagataaagaaaattcttcagataTTAAATATGTTCAAGATAATTTATGGAAATTTGGCGAGGAAATGACCAGGAAAATTCTGAACAATGAAGCACTAATTTTCATATGCGGCTCGTCCGGTAAAATGCCCATTCAGGTTAGACTGACCTTTGTTGaaatgctgaaaaaatggggaaattttgaagaggaCGAGCAAGCGGCTGATTATTTGAGgcaaatggaaaaaaactACAGATATCTACAGGAAACATGGTAG
- the MSF1 gene encoding phenylalanine--tRNA ligase (similar to Saccharomyces cerevisiae MSF1 (YPR047W); ancestral locus Anc_3.328), giving the protein MLHIKYTYKYMASRIPLKYWCSQVCSRLYSNGSKIIEIGGKKYQPDGNFTNVTPSMISLTGRSLHLKDRHPVGILRDAIENKLNSTDNAFLAYNTYKPVVSTYENFDSLGFPKDHPGRSKSDTYYVNSKYLLRTHTSAHELECFAKAKSGETNKPGFLISADVYRRDEIDRTHYPVFHQMEGCRIWNRDNTAYTSNVEPGHITKMREDLKKLEQQLHQQQTKVVVEDDTSLDGNPKQNYMTDLEVDLCSKHLKRSIELVISDVFHRKLESLRKTNKDASEIPTELQVRWIKAYFPWTAPSWEIEVWWQGEWLELCGCGLVQEDVLKKAGYAPDSTISWAFGLGLDRIAMLLFEIPDIRLFWTQDERFQKQFQKGIINTFKPYSKYPSTMRDVAFWLPQTENVEKIHENDLMEIVRNAAGDLVESVKLVDEFVHPKSGKKSLCYRINYQSMDRNLTNNEINALQEEVRNELSRKYNVHLR; this is encoded by the coding sequence ATGCTTCATATCAAATATACCTATAAATATATGGCATCTAGAATACCATTGAAGTATTGGTGCAGCCAGGTTTGTTCGCGATTATATTCCAATGGTTCAAAGATAATCGAAATAGgtggaaaaaaataccaACCCGATGGGAATTTCACAAACGTCACACCTTCAATGATCAGTCTCACTGGAAGATCTCtgcatttgaaagataGGCACCCAGTGGGCATTCTCCGCGATGCGATTGAGAATAAACTAAACTCTACTGATAATGCCTTTTTGGCTTACAACACATACAAGCCAGTCGTCTCAACGTATGAAAATTTCGATTCTTTAGGGTTTCCTAAGGATCATCCTGGAAGATCAAAATCAGATACATATTATGTGAACTCTAAATATTTGTTACGAACGCATACGTCTGCTCACGAGTTGGAATGCTTTGCGAAAGCAAAGAGCGGTGAAACCAACAAACCAGGGTTTTTAATATCAGCAGACGTGTACAGAAGAGACGAAATAGATAGGACCCACTATCCTGTTTTCCATCAAATGGAAGGATGCCGTATTTGGAATCGTGACAACACCGCTTATACTTCTAATGTGGAACCGGGGCACATCACTAAGATGAGAGAAGACCTCAAGAAACTCGAGCAGCAATTACATCAACAGCAGACAAAAGTAGTTGTAGAAGATGATACTTCCCTGGATGGTAATCCGAAGCAAAATTACATGACGGATCTCGAAGTCGATTTATGCTCCAAACACTTGAAAAGGTCGATTGAGCTAGTAATATCCGACGTCTTTCATAGGAAATTGGAAAGTTTGCGAAAAACTAACAAAGATGCTTCTGAAATTCCGACAGAATTGCAAGTACGTTGGATAAAGGCGTACTTCCCCTGGACTGCTCCCTCTTGGGAAATTGAAGTATGGTGGCAAGGTGAATGGCTAGAGCTGTGCGGGTGTGGTCTTGTGCAGGAAGATGTACTCAAAAAAGCTGGTTACGCGCCGGATAGCACGATTTCATGGGCCTTTGGATTGGGATTAGACCGAATTGCTATGCTGCTGTTTGAAATTCCAGATATAAGACTATTTTGGACCCAAGATGAgcgttttcaaaaacaattccAAAAGGGTATAATCAACACATTTAAGccatattcaaaatatccAAGTACCATGAGAGATGTGGCATTTTGGTTACCACAAACTGAAAATGTAGAAAAGATCCATGAGAACGATCTTATGGAAATTGTAAGGAATGCCGCCGGTGACCTGGTTGAAAGTGTAAAACTTGTCGATGAATTTGTACATCCAAAATCGGGGAAAAAGTCACTCTGCTATCGGATCAACTATCAATCAATGGATAGAAATTTAACTAACAACGAAATAAATGCCCTCCAAGAGGAGGTAAGGAATGAACTCAGCAGAAAATACAATGTGCATTTAAGATAA